The following are from one region of the Camelus dromedarius isolate mCamDro1 chromosome 16, mCamDro1.pat, whole genome shotgun sequence genome:
- the TAX1BP3 gene encoding tax1-binding protein 3 — translation MSYIPGQPVTAVVQRVEIHKLRQGENLILGFSIGGGIDQDPSQNPFSEDKTDKGIYVTRVSEGGPAEIAGLQIGDKIMQVNGWDMTMVTHDQARKRLTKRSEEVVRLLVTRQSLQKAVQQSMLS, via the exons CAAAGAGTTGAAATTCACAAGCTGCGTCAAGGTGAGAACTTAATCCTGGGCTTCAGCATTGGAGGTGGAATTGACCAGGATCCCTCCCAGAATCCCTTCTCAGAAGATAAGACAGACAAG GGCATTTACGTCACGCGGGTATCTGAAGGAGGCCCTGCAGAAATTGCTGGGCTGCAGATTGGAGACAAGATCATGCAG GTGAACGGCTGGGACATGACCATGGTCACACACGACCAGGCCCGGAAGCGGCTCACCAAGCGCTCGGAGGAGGTGGTGCGCCTGCTGGTGACACGGCAGTCGCTGCAGAAGGCGGTGCAGCAGTCCATGCTGTCCTAG
- the CTNS gene encoding cystinosin yields the protein MIRRWLVIFILLPLKLIEKCESTVSFTVPPTVKLENGSSASISISLPRPLNGTLVITFEITFRSKNVTILQLPDEVVVPPGVTNSSFRVTSQNVGQVTVYLHGNHSNQTSPRIRFAVIHSNVVSIINQVIGWIYFVAWSISFYPQVITNWRRKSVVGLSFDFVALNLMGFVAYSVFNIGLLWVPSIKEQFLLKYPNGVNPVESNDVFFSLHAVALTLVVTVQCFLYERGNQRVSWPAICFLMLSWLFTFIALIMAAVGATTWLQFLFCFSYIKLAVTLVKYFPQAYMNFRYKSTEGWSIGNVLLDFTGGSFSLLQMFLQSYNNDQWTLIFGDPTKFGLGIFSIFFDIVFFIQHYCLYRKKPGLQAAHTGSGSRPRQD from the exons ATGATAAGGAGGTGGCTggttatttttatccttttgccCCTGAAGCTCATAGAGAAATGTG AGTCGACTGTCAGCTTCACCGTTCCTCCCACCGTGAAGCTGGAAAATGGAAGCTCAGCCAGCATCAGCATCTCCCTTCC GCGTCCTTTAAATGGCACCTTGGTGATCACTTTTGAAATCACATTTCGTTCAAAAAACGTTACTATCCTTCAGCTCCCTGATGAA GTGGTAGTGCCTCCCGGAGTGACAAATTCCTCTTTTCGCGTGACGTCTCAGAATGTTGGACAAGTTACCGTTTATCTGCATGGAAATCATTCCAACCAGACCAG CCCAAGGATCCGCTTCGCCGTGATCCACAGCAACGTTGTAAGCATCATCAACCAGGTGATTGGCTGGATCTACTTTGTGGCCTGGTCCATCTCCTTCTATCCTCAGGTGATCACGAACTGGAGGCGGAAAAG TGTCGTTGGTCTGAGCTTCGACTTCGTGGCCCTGAACTTGATGGGCTTCGTGGCCTACAGCGTGTTCAACATCGGCCTCCTCTGGGTGCCCTCCATCAAG GAGCAGTTTCTCCTCAAATACCCCAATGGCGTGAACCCTGTGGAGAGCAATGACGTCTTCTTCAGCCTGCATGCGGTCGCCCTCACGCTGGTTGTCACAGTGCAGTGCTTCCTGTACGAG CGAGGGAACCAGCGCGTGTCCTGGCCTGCCATCTGTTTCCTCATGCTCTCCTGGCTCTTCACGTTCATCGCCCTGATCATGGCCGCAGTCGGGGCCACCACGTGGCTGCAGTTTCTCTTCTGCTTCTCCTACATCAAGCTGGCGGTGACGCTGGTCAAGTATTTTCCGCAG GCCTACATGAACTTTCGGTACAAAAGCACTGAGGGCTGGAGCATTGGCAACGTGCTTCTGGACTTCACCGGGGGCAGCTTCAGCCTCCTCCAGATGTTCCTCCAGTCCTACAACAATG ACCAGTGGACGCTGATCTTTGGAGACCCAACCAAATTTGGACTCGGCATCTTCTCCATCTTTTTCGATATTGTCTTCTTCATCCAGCACTACTGCTTGTACAGAAAGAAACCAGG GCTTCAGGCAGCACACACAGGTTCTGGCAGCCGTCCCAGGCAGGACTGA